A window of the Sporosarcina sp. FSL K6-2383 genome harbors these coding sequences:
- a CDS encoding ABC transporter ATP-binding protein, translating into MIKLLKNLSVYKWIVVAILGLVFIQSLSDLFLPKLMADIIDKGVIIGDIPYIWKIGGVMLLVTALGAAASITASYYSAQAAMGLGRDIRRKVFRHVESFSLQDFDEIGTASLITRTTNDITQVQQVVIMMLRMVVSAPIMFVGGLIMAVSKDAKLSLIIVATMPVLIASVLFILYKGVPLFKQVQTRLDRLNLVLRENLTGIRVIRAFNHEKQEQVRLQKANKNLTEVSIKVNKVMAILMPVMMLVMNLTVVGVIWFGGIRIDNAGMEIGDLMAFIQYVMQIMFALVMAAMMFVMIPRASVSANRINEVLAMQPTFLDEGTKKADKEPGTLEFDNVTFSYPGAEESALSAISFTAKSGQMTAIIGGTGAGKTTLINLIPRFYDVTSGTIRVNGVDIRESSQEEVRSKIGFVPQKALLFSGTIAENIRFGKQDATQVEIEHAARIAQAEDFITKMKDGYEAEITQGGTNVSGGQKQRLSIARALVRQPDLYIFDDSFSALDYKTDAKLRAALKAETKDATVVIVAQRVSTVIDADQIIVLEQGEIAGIGTHKELLETNHVYREIVESQISEEETA; encoded by the coding sequence ATGATAAAATTACTGAAGAATTTATCCGTCTATAAATGGATTGTTGTTGCGATCCTTGGACTTGTTTTCATTCAATCCCTATCGGATTTATTTTTACCGAAGCTGATGGCAGATATTATTGACAAAGGGGTCATTATCGGAGATATCCCGTACATTTGGAAAATCGGAGGCGTCATGCTGCTAGTGACGGCATTAGGTGCGGCTGCATCGATTACTGCAAGCTACTATTCTGCACAGGCTGCTATGGGGCTTGGTCGTGATATTCGTAGGAAAGTATTTAGACATGTCGAAAGTTTTTCTTTGCAAGATTTTGATGAAATTGGCACGGCCTCATTGATTACCAGAACAACGAATGATATTACGCAAGTGCAGCAAGTGGTCATTATGATGCTACGTATGGTTGTTAGCGCGCCTATTATGTTTGTCGGTGGTTTAATCATGGCGGTGTCTAAGGATGCAAAGTTATCATTAATTATTGTGGCAACGATGCCTGTTTTAATTGCTTCTGTCCTATTTATTCTTTATAAAGGGGTACCACTTTTTAAACAGGTACAAACGCGTCTGGATCGCTTGAATCTTGTGTTGCGTGAAAATTTAACAGGGATTCGTGTGATTCGTGCTTTTAATCATGAAAAACAAGAGCAAGTTCGTTTGCAAAAAGCCAATAAGAATTTAACAGAAGTGTCTATCAAGGTTAATAAAGTGATGGCGATTTTAATGCCTGTGATGATGCTGGTAATGAACTTAACGGTTGTTGGTGTTATTTGGTTCGGTGGTATTCGCATTGACAACGCTGGCATGGAGATAGGGGATTTAATGGCTTTTATTCAATATGTCATGCAAATTATGTTCGCTCTTGTGATGGCAGCGATGATGTTTGTCATGATCCCTCGGGCTTCGGTATCAGCTAATCGTATTAATGAAGTACTTGCTATGCAGCCGACGTTTTTGGATGAGGGGACGAAAAAAGCAGACAAGGAGCCTGGAACACTTGAATTCGACAATGTAACCTTCAGCTATCCAGGAGCCGAAGAATCGGCATTATCAGCCATTAGTTTCACGGCAAAGTCTGGTCAGATGACAGCCATTATTGGTGGAACGGGGGCTGGGAAAACAACGCTAATTAACTTAATCCCACGGTTTTATGATGTGACTTCCGGAACGATTCGCGTTAATGGGGTTGATATCCGTGAATCGTCTCAAGAAGAAGTGCGGTCGAAAATTGGTTTTGTCCCACAAAAAGCATTGCTATTTTCGGGAACGATTGCTGAAAATATTCGTTTTGGGAAACAAGATGCAACACAGGTGGAAATCGAGCATGCAGCCCGCATTGCACAAGCAGAAGATTTTATTACCAAGATGAAAGACGGTTATGAGGCTGAGATTACACAAGGCGGAACGAATGTTTCGGGTGGCCAAAAACAACGGCTATCCATTGCACGGGCACTCGTTCGACAACCTGATCTTTACATTTTTGACGATAGTTTTTCTGCCCTCGATTATAAAACGGATGCAAAATTACGAGCTGCGTTGAAGGCTGAAACAAAGGACGCAACGGTTGTGATTGTTGCCCAACGTGTCAGTACGGTTATTGATGCCGACCAAATCATCGTCTTGGAGCAAGGAGAAATTGCTGGAATCGGGACACACAAAGAACTGTTGGAAACGAATCATGTTTATCGTGAAATTGTTGAATCACAGATCTCAGAGGAGGAAACTGCATGA
- a CDS encoding HAMP domain-containing sensor histidine kinase has protein sequence MKKIFRTVIMFAFLLMNWSLSYAIITWMNLLVNDYFKSLLMLIAMILLMMVTMWTFSRLAPRRQMDFFTSMIDAMKRISKGDYTIQLANQFEHKKNHPLGRIVDGINEMALELNQIEEMRQEFISNVSHEIQSPLASINGFANVLKQNHLTVEEREHYLGIIETESLRLARLSDNLLKLTSIESLHHPFEPVPYRLDKQLRDILLSCEPQWLAKSLELDVVLDEVIITADKELMSQVWINLIINSIKFTPNEGTLRIVLYQRDNEAIVEIIDTGIGIAEEHLVHLFERFYKTDPSRNRKLSGSGLGLSITKKIIDMHKGSIDVQSTVDEGTMFTVTLHT, from the coding sequence ATGAAGAAAATATTTCGGACAGTAATAATGTTTGCATTTCTACTAATGAATTGGTCGCTGTCCTATGCAATTATCACATGGATGAACCTACTGGTAAATGATTACTTTAAAAGTTTACTGATGTTAATTGCTATGATTTTACTGATGATGGTCACAATGTGGACATTTTCACGACTCGCTCCTCGAAGACAAATGGATTTTTTCACTTCAATGATTGACGCTATGAAGCGAATTTCCAAAGGTGATTATACCATCCAATTAGCCAATCAATTCGAACATAAAAAAAATCACCCCCTTGGCAGAATCGTAGATGGCATAAATGAAATGGCCCTTGAGTTGAATCAGATAGAGGAGATGCGCCAAGAATTTATTTCGAATGTCTCGCATGAAATTCAATCACCTCTTGCTTCCATTAATGGTTTTGCCAATGTGTTAAAGCAAAATCATTTAACAGTTGAAGAACGAGAGCATTATTTAGGGATTATTGAGACAGAAAGCCTACGATTAGCTCGTCTAAGCGATAACTTATTGAAGCTGACATCCATCGAATCGCTGCATCATCCCTTTGAGCCAGTCCCTTATCGATTGGATAAACAACTCCGTGACATTTTATTATCCTGCGAACCACAGTGGCTTGCGAAATCGCTAGAGCTGGATGTTGTATTGGATGAAGTGATAATCACTGCCGATAAAGAGCTGATGAGTCAGGTATGGATTAATCTCATTATTAATAGCATTAAGTTCACTCCGAATGAGGGGACACTCAGAATTGTCCTTTACCAGCGTGACAATGAGGCGATTGTCGAGATTATAGATACAGGAATCGGCATAGCGGAAGAACATCTAGTGCATCTATTTGAGCGTTTTTATAAGACGGATCCATCACGGAATCGCAAGCTCAGTGGCAGTGGGCTCGGCTTGTCCATTACGAAGAAAATTATCGATATGCACAAAGGCTCCATTGATGTTCAGAGCACTGTCGATGAAGGTACCATGTTTACAGTTACTTTGCATACCTAA